The region GGCCGCGCGGCGTCGGTGAAGCCCGGGCGACGGCCCTTGCGTGCGTCGCCGTAAAGCGTGAACTGCGATACGACGAGCAGCGCACCGCCGGCCTCGACGACCGAGCGATTCATCTTGCCCTCGTCGTCCTCAAAAATGCGCAGCTCGGGAATCTTCTTCTGCAGGTAGTCGAGATCGGCGTCGGTGTCGGTTTGCGCCACGCCGAGAAAGACGAGAAGGCCCGCGCCGATCTCGCCGGTGACTTCGCCGTCCACGCTCACCCGCGCGCTCTTCACGCGCTGCAATACCGCACGCAAAACAGACTCCTTAG is a window of Deltaproteobacteria bacterium DNA encoding:
- a CDS encoding D-tyrosyl-tRNA(Tyr) deacylase encodes the protein MRAVLQRVKSARVSVDGEVTGEIGAGLLVFLGVAQTDTDADLDYLQKKIPELRIFEDDEGKMNRSVVEAGGALLVVSQFTLYGDARKGRRPGFTDAARPDLAIPMYERFVEGCRALGLRVETGRFGAMMDVELVNGGPVTLLLDSTKLF